From Natator depressus isolate rNatDep1 chromosome 7, rNatDep2.hap1, whole genome shotgun sequence, the proteins below share one genomic window:
- the LGALS12 gene encoding galectin-12 isoform X1, with protein MGSTPPVDFILQPPVFHPSWRENPRVQCYQSELPDSPISSTNMGPSPPPLCPFQVLPYITTIFGGLTHGKMVLVQGMVLAEAERFQVDFQCGCSLMPRPDIAIHFNPRFHSRPHVICNTLQNGRWLEETKFPHLPLKRGEAFQLLFLFGQDEVQVSVNGQHFLQYRSHLPLARVDTVGVFGDIMVKSMAFLRSNPFDASRTEYPVAHPMQLNSSKLAVPYCHPLPCGLASRDTITVRGLVCPVPEEFSLSLREDPSHVPLRLSACFRTRALMWSSFPDEALSHAEKVAACFPFHPQRFFELLLVCEEGSFKLALNGIPLGQYDTPSLSWDRITELWIEGDVTLYSVLS; from the exons ATGGGCTCCACTCCTCCGGTAGATTTCATCCTGCAGCCTCCAGTTTTCCACCCG agctggagagagaacccaagagtccagTGTTACCAGTCAGAGCTCCCAGACTCTCCCATTTCCAGCACCAATATGGGTCCCTCTCCTCCACCTCTCTGTCCATTCCAGGTGCTCCCGTACATCACGACGATCTTCGGTGGCTTGACCCATGGAAAGATGGTTCTGGTGCAGGGCATGGTCCTTGCAGAGGCCGAAAG GTTCCAGGTGGATTTCCAGTGTGGCTGCAGTCTCATGCCCCGGCCAGACATTGCCATCCACTTCAACCCCCGCTTCCACTCCCGGCCCCACGTAATCTGCAACACCCTGCAGAACGGGCGCTGGCTGGAGGAGACCAagttcccccacctccccctcaaGAGGGGAGAGGCCTTCCAGCTGCTCTTCCTCTTTGGGCAGGATGAGGTACAG gtGAGCGTGAATGGGCAGCACTTCCTCCAGTATCGCTCCCACCTGCCCCTGGCCCGAGTGGACACCGTGGGCGTGTTTGGTGACATCATGGTGAAGAGCATGGCCTTCCTACGCAGCAAT CCCTTTGACGCCAGCCGAACTGAGTACCCTGTTGCTCAT CCAATGCAGCTAAACAGCTCCAAGCTG GCTGTGCCATACTGCCACCCGCTCCCCTGTGGCCTTGCATCAAGAGACACCATTACAGTGAGAGGACTGGTTTGCCCAGTGCCAGAGGA ATTCAGCCTCAGCCTGAGGGAAGACCCGTCCCATGTGCCCCTAAGACTCAGCGCCTGCTTCAGAACCAGAGCCCTGATGTGGAGCTCCTTCCCAGATGAGGCCCTGAGCCATGCAGAGAAAGTGGCAGCCTGCTTCCCCTTTCATCCCCAGCGCTTCTTTGAG CTGCTGCTTGTCTGTGAAGAGGGGAGTTTCAAACTGGCACTCAACGGGATCCCCCTGGGCCAGTATGACACGCCTTCGCTCTCCTGGGACCGGATCACAGAGCTGTGGATAGAGGGTGACGTCACACTCTACAGTGTCCTCTCCTGA
- the LGALS12 gene encoding galectin-12 isoform X4, producing MPRPDIAIHFNPRFHSRPHVICNTLQNGRWLEETKFPHLPLKRGEAFQLLFLFGQDEVQVSVNGQHFLQYRSHLPLARVDTVGVFGDIMVKSMAFLRSNPFDASRTEYPVAHPMQLNSSKLAVPYCHPLPCGLASRDTITVRGLVCPVPEEFSLSLREDPSHVPLRLSACFRTRALMWSSFPDEALSHAEKVAACFPFHPQRFFELLLVCEEGSFKLALNGIPLGQYDTPSLSWDRITELWIEGDVTLYSVLS from the exons ATGCCCCGGCCAGACATTGCCATCCACTTCAACCCCCGCTTCCACTCCCGGCCCCACGTAATCTGCAACACCCTGCAGAACGGGCGCTGGCTGGAGGAGACCAagttcccccacctccccctcaaGAGGGGAGAGGCCTTCCAGCTGCTCTTCCTCTTTGGGCAGGATGAGGTACAG gtGAGCGTGAATGGGCAGCACTTCCTCCAGTATCGCTCCCACCTGCCCCTGGCCCGAGTGGACACCGTGGGCGTGTTTGGTGACATCATGGTGAAGAGCATGGCCTTCCTACGCAGCAAT CCCTTTGACGCCAGCCGAACTGAGTACCCTGTTGCTCAT CCAATGCAGCTAAACAGCTCCAAGCTG GCTGTGCCATACTGCCACCCGCTCCCCTGTGGCCTTGCATCAAGAGACACCATTACAGTGAGAGGACTGGTTTGCCCAGTGCCAGAGGA ATTCAGCCTCAGCCTGAGGGAAGACCCGTCCCATGTGCCCCTAAGACTCAGCGCCTGCTTCAGAACCAGAGCCCTGATGTGGAGCTCCTTCCCAGATGAGGCCCTGAGCCATGCAGAGAAAGTGGCAGCCTGCTTCCCCTTTCATCCCCAGCGCTTCTTTGAG CTGCTGCTTGTCTGTGAAGAGGGGAGTTTCAAACTGGCACTCAACGGGATCCCCCTGGGCCAGTATGACACGCCTTCGCTCTCCTGGGACCGGATCACAGAGCTGTGGATAGAGGGTGACGTCACACTCTACAGTGTCCTCTCCTGA
- the LGALS12 gene encoding galectin-12 isoform X2: MGSTPPVDFILQPPVFHPSWRENPRVQCYQSELPDSPISSTNMGPSPPPLCPFQVLPYITTIFGGLTHGKMVLVQGMVLAEAERFQVDFQCGCSLMPRPDIAIHFNPRFHSRPHVICNTLQNGRWLEETKFPHLPLKRGEAFQLLFLFGQDEVSVNGQHFLQYRSHLPLARVDTVGVFGDIMVKSMAFLRSNPFDASRTEYPVAHPMQLNSSKLAVPYCHPLPCGLASRDTITVRGLVCPVPEEFSLSLREDPSHVPLRLSACFRTRALMWSSFPDEALSHAEKVAACFPFHPQRFFELLLVCEEGSFKLALNGIPLGQYDTPSLSWDRITELWIEGDVTLYSVLS; this comes from the exons ATGGGCTCCACTCCTCCGGTAGATTTCATCCTGCAGCCTCCAGTTTTCCACCCG agctggagagagaacccaagagtccagTGTTACCAGTCAGAGCTCCCAGACTCTCCCATTTCCAGCACCAATATGGGTCCCTCTCCTCCACCTCTCTGTCCATTCCAGGTGCTCCCGTACATCACGACGATCTTCGGTGGCTTGACCCATGGAAAGATGGTTCTGGTGCAGGGCATGGTCCTTGCAGAGGCCGAAAG GTTCCAGGTGGATTTCCAGTGTGGCTGCAGTCTCATGCCCCGGCCAGACATTGCCATCCACTTCAACCCCCGCTTCCACTCCCGGCCCCACGTAATCTGCAACACCCTGCAGAACGGGCGCTGGCTGGAGGAGACCAagttcccccacctccccctcaaGAGGGGAGAGGCCTTCCAGCTGCTCTTCCTCTTTGGGCAGGATGAG gtGAGCGTGAATGGGCAGCACTTCCTCCAGTATCGCTCCCACCTGCCCCTGGCCCGAGTGGACACCGTGGGCGTGTTTGGTGACATCATGGTGAAGAGCATGGCCTTCCTACGCAGCAAT CCCTTTGACGCCAGCCGAACTGAGTACCCTGTTGCTCAT CCAATGCAGCTAAACAGCTCCAAGCTG GCTGTGCCATACTGCCACCCGCTCCCCTGTGGCCTTGCATCAAGAGACACCATTACAGTGAGAGGACTGGTTTGCCCAGTGCCAGAGGA ATTCAGCCTCAGCCTGAGGGAAGACCCGTCCCATGTGCCCCTAAGACTCAGCGCCTGCTTCAGAACCAGAGCCCTGATGTGGAGCTCCTTCCCAGATGAGGCCCTGAGCCATGCAGAGAAAGTGGCAGCCTGCTTCCCCTTTCATCCCCAGCGCTTCTTTGAG CTGCTGCTTGTCTGTGAAGAGGGGAGTTTCAAACTGGCACTCAACGGGATCCCCCTGGGCCAGTATGACACGCCTTCGCTCTCCTGGGACCGGATCACAGAGCTGTGGATAGAGGGTGACGTCACACTCTACAGTGTCCTCTCCTGA
- the LGALS12 gene encoding galectin-12 isoform X3 — translation MGSTPPVDFILQPPVFHPVLPYITTIFGGLTHGKMVLVQGMVLAEAERFQVDFQCGCSLMPRPDIAIHFNPRFHSRPHVICNTLQNGRWLEETKFPHLPLKRGEAFQLLFLFGQDEVQVSVNGQHFLQYRSHLPLARVDTVGVFGDIMVKSMAFLRSNPFDASRTEYPVAHPMQLNSSKLAVPYCHPLPCGLASRDTITVRGLVCPVPEEFSLSLREDPSHVPLRLSACFRTRALMWSSFPDEALSHAEKVAACFPFHPQRFFELLLVCEEGSFKLALNGIPLGQYDTPSLSWDRITELWIEGDVTLYSVLS, via the exons ATGGGCTCCACTCCTCCGGTAGATTTCATCCTGCAGCCTCCAGTTTTCCACCCG GTGCTCCCGTACATCACGACGATCTTCGGTGGCTTGACCCATGGAAAGATGGTTCTGGTGCAGGGCATGGTCCTTGCAGAGGCCGAAAG GTTCCAGGTGGATTTCCAGTGTGGCTGCAGTCTCATGCCCCGGCCAGACATTGCCATCCACTTCAACCCCCGCTTCCACTCCCGGCCCCACGTAATCTGCAACACCCTGCAGAACGGGCGCTGGCTGGAGGAGACCAagttcccccacctccccctcaaGAGGGGAGAGGCCTTCCAGCTGCTCTTCCTCTTTGGGCAGGATGAGGTACAG gtGAGCGTGAATGGGCAGCACTTCCTCCAGTATCGCTCCCACCTGCCCCTGGCCCGAGTGGACACCGTGGGCGTGTTTGGTGACATCATGGTGAAGAGCATGGCCTTCCTACGCAGCAAT CCCTTTGACGCCAGCCGAACTGAGTACCCTGTTGCTCAT CCAATGCAGCTAAACAGCTCCAAGCTG GCTGTGCCATACTGCCACCCGCTCCCCTGTGGCCTTGCATCAAGAGACACCATTACAGTGAGAGGACTGGTTTGCCCAGTGCCAGAGGA ATTCAGCCTCAGCCTGAGGGAAGACCCGTCCCATGTGCCCCTAAGACTCAGCGCCTGCTTCAGAACCAGAGCCCTGATGTGGAGCTCCTTCCCAGATGAGGCCCTGAGCCATGCAGAGAAAGTGGCAGCCTGCTTCCCCTTTCATCCCCAGCGCTTCTTTGAG CTGCTGCTTGTCTGTGAAGAGGGGAGTTTCAAACTGGCACTCAACGGGATCCCCCTGGGCCAGTATGACACGCCTTCGCTCTCCTGGGACCGGATCACAGAGCTGTGGATAGAGGGTGACGTCACACTCTACAGTGTCCTCTCCTGA